The Tepidisphaeraceae bacterium genome includes a window with the following:
- a CDS encoding RDD family protein — MATPEPDVTEFGDLAIDTGALLGPRLHAAEVDVLVTGLLCLGLLATAGPLTETPHWAWKPAAAVLGALSLLELLTGITPGKWLYGLTLRNPGGMPARRPALLVRGLVRQAPLAIFVGSLFIRQSPLNVTILFLSFVIACCYVSGCYILFMRIGQTLFDAVAGTRLARRA, encoded by the coding sequence ATGGCAACCCCTGAGCCTGACGTGACCGAGTTCGGTGATCTTGCGATCGACACGGGCGCGCTCCTCGGGCCGCGGCTGCACGCTGCGGAGGTCGACGTGCTCGTCACCGGGCTGCTCTGCCTAGGGCTGTTGGCGACAGCGGGCCCGCTGACGGAGACGCCCCACTGGGCGTGGAAGCCGGCCGCGGCGGTGCTGGGGGCGCTTAGCCTCCTCGAATTGCTGACCGGAATTACGCCAGGGAAGTGGCTCTACGGACTGACGCTGCGCAATCCCGGTGGCATGCCCGCCAGACGGCCGGCGCTACTGGTACGGGGGTTGGTCCGGCAGGCGCCGCTGGCGATCTTCGTGGGCAGCCTATTCATCCGGCAGTCGCCGTTGAACGTGACGATTTTGTTCCTGTCGTTCGTGATCGCCTGCTGTTACGTCTCGGGGTGCTACATCCTGTTCATGCGCATCGGGCAGACCTTGTTCGACGCAGTCGCAGGCACGCGACTGGCGCGACGCGCGTGA
- a CDS encoding redoxin family protein, whose amino-acid sequence MRLFRHVSFGLLILCATTTAAFSAGKAGEEAPDFPPGVFSDGQQYRLADLRGKVVVLFMYEKDCPTCRARTTREFNPIVDQYRDKPVKFIAIGAGDNAAEVRQFMGQTQIKMPVYVDAFSIMEKRYGQTISLNNIHQWRVIDPEGKIAGYRPNDDWMEKAIAKASWRFKDKGYHPALAQAVEHFEWNRYDLGMKALKPHRKSKKADVAESAQKLYDTIKAEGQVWKADADAAMEASPAVAFDGYTKLKAIFEGDTELLAGVDANLAKLKTDKAMTAELAARKMMAALAAQSNKPNPPAASEMAAGYRAVAKKYPDSPSGQAAEQLASELGS is encoded by the coding sequence ATGCGTTTGTTCCGTCACGTGTCATTTGGCCTCCTGATTCTCTGCGCCACCACCACCGCCGCGTTCTCGGCTGGCAAGGCCGGCGAGGAGGCGCCCGACTTCCCGCCTGGCGTGTTCAGTGATGGTCAGCAGTACCGCTTGGCCGACTTGCGCGGCAAGGTGGTGGTGCTCTTCATGTACGAGAAGGACTGCCCCACTTGCCGGGCCAGGACCACGCGCGAGTTCAATCCGATCGTCGATCAGTACCGCGACAAGCCCGTGAAGTTCATCGCGATCGGCGCCGGCGACAACGCGGCCGAAGTGCGCCAGTTCATGGGCCAGACCCAGATCAAGATGCCCGTCTACGTCGACGCCTTCTCGATCATGGAAAAGCGTTACGGACAGACGATCTCGCTGAACAACATTCATCAGTGGCGCGTGATCGACCCCGAGGGCAAGATCGCCGGCTACCGCCCGAACGACGACTGGATGGAAAAAGCCATCGCCAAGGCATCATGGCGGTTCAAGGACAAGGGATATCACCCCGCGTTAGCGCAGGCGGTCGAGCACTTCGAGTGGAATCGGTACGACCTCGGCATGAAGGCGCTGAAGCCACACCGCAAGAGCAAGAAGGCCGACGTCGCCGAGTCGGCCCAGAAGCTGTACGACACGATCAAAGCCGAAGGCCAGGTCTGGAAGGCCGACGCCGACGCCGCGATGGAGGCCAGCCCCGCGGTGGCGTTTGACGGTTACACGAAGTTGAAGGCGATCTTCGAGGGTGATACCGAGCTGTTGGCCGGTGTTGACGCGAATTTGGCCAAACTGAAGACCGACAAGGCCATGACGGCCGAGCTCGCCGCCCGCAAGATGATGGCGGCGCTGGCGGCCCAGTCGAACAAGCCCAATCCCCCCGCGGCCAGCGAGATGGCCGCCGGTTACCGCGCGGTCGCCAAGAAGTATCCCGACTCCCCGAGTGGACAAGCTGCCGAGCAGTTGGCGAGCGAACTGGGGTCATGA
- the dapF gene encoding diaminopimelate epimerase, with protein sequence MRFTKMHGIGNDYVYVNGFDQQVPDPASVAAKVADRHFGIGADGLIMVLPSDKADVRMRMFNADGSESEMCGNGVRCVAKYAYDHGLTKNNPLTVETGRGVLPITLQTANGKATAATVNMGEPILDLAQIPVLVDRVGKQRGPNTHQVGVSQNNAGDPAMHRGRGRAQRPWLMDMTFVSMGNPHAVIYTDDVKGIDVERFGPWIEHDVAFPRRMNVHWVQVVSRSEVIMRTWERGSGVTLACGTGACAVCVAGVLTGNTDRTLLAHLPGGDLQLEWRESDKHVYMTGPATEVFTGEWPG encoded by the coding sequence ATGCGATTCACGAAGATGCACGGCATCGGCAACGACTACGTCTACGTCAACGGTTTCGACCAGCAAGTCCCCGACCCCGCGTCTGTGGCGGCGAAGGTCGCCGACCGGCACTTCGGCATCGGCGCCGACGGGCTAATCATGGTCCTGCCCAGCGACAAGGCCGACGTGCGCATGCGCATGTTCAACGCCGACGGTAGCGAAAGCGAGATGTGCGGCAACGGCGTCCGCTGTGTCGCCAAGTACGCGTACGACCACGGTTTAACGAAGAACAACCCGCTGACCGTCGAAACCGGTCGCGGCGTGCTGCCGATCACCCTACAAACCGCCAACGGGAAGGCGACCGCAGCGACCGTGAATATGGGCGAGCCGATTTTGGATCTGGCCCAGATCCCCGTTCTGGTCGACCGCGTCGGCAAGCAGCGCGGCCCCAACACGCACCAAGTCGGTGTCTCGCAAAACAACGCCGGCGACCCTGCGATGCACCGTGGTCGCGGGCGCGCCCAGCGGCCGTGGTTGATGGATATGACGTTCGTCTCGATGGGCAACCCACACGCGGTCATCTACACCGACGACGTGAAGGGCATCGACGTCGAACGCTTCGGTCCGTGGATCGAGCACGACGTCGCCTTCCCGCGGCGCATGAACGTCCACTGGGTGCAGGTCGTGTCGCGCAGCGAGGTCATCATGCGCACCTGGGAACGCGGCAGCGGCGTCACCCTCGCCTGCGGCACCGGCGCCTGCGCCGTCTGCGTCGCCGGTGTGCTGACCGGCAATACCGACCGCACCCTGCTGGCCCATTTGCCGGGCGGTGATCTGCAACTGGAATGGCGCGAGAGCGACAAGCACGTCTACATGACCGGACCCGCGACGGAAGTTTTTACGGGTGAATGGCCGGGGTGA